The Agromyces mangrovi genome contains a region encoding:
- the galK gene encoding galactokinase, with amino-acid sequence MSERDVVAEASDGFAARYGHDADGVWSAPGRVNLIGEHTDYNDGFVFPFAIDRRTAVALGARGDRMLRVASTFSDEVIEIGIDALAPDAVSGWSAYPLGVAWALGEFGADLSGVTGVDLFVASDVPIGAGLSSSAAIESAVALALDEHWGLGLDRPTLAKVGQLAENRAVGAPTGIMDQSASLLGEQDAGVFLDCRSLDAEVIPLGFDADGLALMVIDTKVEHSHATGGYSARRASCEAGAAAMGVGSLRELEVSDLERAASVLDDETYRRVRHVVTENARVLDTVRTLREIGPTGIGPLLDASHVSMRDDFEISVPELDLAVETAQAHGAIGARMTGGGFGGAAIALVTDALVPVIERIVRAAFAERGYAEPVIFTVRASQGATRER; translated from the coding sequence GTGAGCGAGCGAGACGTGGTGGCCGAGGCATCCGACGGCTTCGCCGCCCGCTACGGACACGACGCCGACGGCGTGTGGTCGGCACCGGGACGCGTGAACCTCATCGGCGAGCACACCGACTACAACGACGGGTTCGTATTCCCCTTCGCGATCGACCGGCGCACCGCGGTCGCGCTGGGTGCGAGAGGCGATCGGATGCTGCGCGTCGCGAGCACGTTCAGCGACGAGGTGATCGAGATCGGCATCGACGCGCTCGCGCCCGACGCGGTGTCGGGCTGGTCGGCGTACCCGCTCGGCGTGGCCTGGGCGCTCGGCGAGTTCGGCGCCGACCTGTCGGGCGTGACGGGCGTCGACCTCTTCGTGGCATCCGACGTGCCGATCGGCGCGGGGCTGTCGTCGTCGGCCGCGATCGAGAGCGCCGTCGCCCTCGCGCTCGACGAGCACTGGGGCCTCGGACTCGACCGGCCGACCCTCGCGAAGGTCGGCCAGCTCGCCGAGAACCGCGCCGTCGGCGCGCCGACGGGCATCATGGACCAGTCGGCGTCGCTGCTCGGCGAGCAGGACGCGGGCGTGTTCCTCGACTGCCGGAGCCTCGACGCGGAGGTGATCCCGCTCGGCTTCGACGCCGACGGCCTCGCGCTCATGGTGATCGACACGAAGGTCGAGCACTCGCACGCGACCGGCGGCTACTCGGCCCGGCGGGCGTCGTGCGAGGCGGGCGCCGCGGCCATGGGCGTGGGCTCGCTGCGCGAACTCGAGGTGTCCGACCTGGAGCGCGCGGCATCCGTGCTCGACGACGAGACCTACCGGCGCGTGCGCCACGTCGTGACCGAGAACGCGCGCGTGCTCGACACCGTGCGCACGCTGCGCGAGATCGGACCGACGGGCATCGGGCCGCTGCTCGACGCCTCGCACGTGTCCATGCGCGACGACTTCGAGATCTCGGTGCCCGAACTCGACCTCGCCGTCGAGACCGCACAGGCGCACGGCGCGATCGGCGCGCGCATGACCGGCGGCGGGTTCGGCGGTGCGGCGATCGCGCTGGTCACCGACGCGCTCGTGCCCGTGATCGAGCGGATCGTGCGGGCGGCGTTCGCCGAACGCGGCTACGCCGAACCGGTGATCTTCACGGTGCGGGCGTCGCAGGGGGCTACTCGGGAGCGCTGA
- the fdhD gene encoding formate dehydrogenase accessory sulfurtransferase FdhD, whose translation MSRMTMRRRIERVRVGAGDEIATSRREDRLAVEEPLEIRVGGEQFAVTMRTPGDDFDLVAGFLLSEGVLGIGAPAAMRFCAGEPGQENTYNVIDATLGPDAAADALRDTRRVLATSACGLCGIPSLDAVTKASRFDVADDPLRIDLGVLLSLPDRLRDRQRLFDDTGGVHAAGLFTADGELLCLREDVGRHNAVDKVVGWAVREGRLPLSGTVLQVSGRASFELVQKARLAGIPMLAAVSAPSTAAVEQADAAGLTLAGFSRGTGINLYTRPDRVVR comes from the coding sequence ATGTCACGGATGACAATGCGCCGCCGCATCGAGCGGGTGCGGGTCGGCGCGGGCGACGAGATCGCCACGAGCCGGCGCGAGGATCGCCTCGCGGTCGAGGAGCCCCTCGAGATCCGCGTGGGCGGCGAGCAGTTCGCCGTGACGATGCGCACGCCCGGCGACGACTTCGACCTGGTCGCCGGGTTCCTCCTCTCGGAGGGCGTGCTCGGCATCGGCGCGCCGGCGGCCATGCGGTTCTGCGCGGGCGAGCCCGGCCAGGAGAACACGTACAACGTGATCGACGCCACCTTGGGCCCGGATGCCGCGGCCGACGCGCTCCGCGACACCCGGCGCGTGCTCGCGACGAGCGCGTGCGGCCTCTGCGGCATCCCCTCGCTCGATGCCGTGACCAAGGCGTCGCGGTTCGACGTGGCCGACGACCCGCTGCGCATCGACCTCGGCGTGCTGCTGTCGCTGCCCGACCGCCTGCGCGACCGGCAGCGCCTGTTCGACGACACCGGCGGCGTGCACGCCGCCGGCCTGTTCACGGCCGACGGCGAGCTGCTCTGCCTCCGGGAGGACGTCGGGCGCCACAACGCGGTCGACAAGGTCGTCGGCTGGGCGGTGCGCGAGGGCCGGCTGCCGCTGTCGGGCACCGTGCTGCAGGTCTCGGGGCGGGCGTCGTTCGAACTGGTGCAGAAGGCGCGCCTCGCGGGCATCCCGATGCTCGCGGCGGTGAGCGCCCCGTCGACGGCCGCGGTCGAGCAGGCGGATGCCGCGGGGCTGACCCTCGCGGGCTTCAGCCGCGGCACGGGCATCAACCTCTACACGCGGCCCGACCGGGTCGTGCGATGA
- a CDS encoding aldose 1-epimerase family protein: protein MLVPWPNRVRDGRWTHDEVVHQLAITEPARNNAIHGLLRYTAYHELDRDRDSVTLGADIYPQLGYPFLLRTAVRYELVSDGLDVTHFIENLGSEPAPVAVGTHPFLKIGGVRTEELELRLAAASHIEVDERLLPTGEVPVEGTPFDLRGGARVGDLSLDDAFGEVEVEEGESVHSLTAPDGRSVAMWADDEFGYVQVYTTRTYPGEDGDAAIAIEPMTAPAEAFNSGKGVRWLHPGEQWEVRWGIRFAGFSAE from the coding sequence GTGCTCGTGCCCTGGCCGAACCGCGTGCGCGACGGGCGCTGGACCCACGACGAGGTGGTGCACCAGCTCGCCATCACCGAGCCCGCTCGCAACAACGCCATCCACGGCCTGCTGCGCTACACCGCGTACCACGAGCTCGACCGCGACCGCGACTCGGTCACGCTCGGCGCCGACATCTACCCGCAGCTCGGTTACCCGTTCCTGCTGCGCACCGCGGTGCGCTACGAGCTCGTCTCCGACGGCCTCGACGTCACGCACTTCATCGAGAACCTCGGCTCCGAGCCCGCCCCGGTCGCGGTCGGCACCCACCCGTTCCTGAAGATCGGCGGCGTGCGCACGGAGGAGCTCGAACTGCGGCTCGCGGCCGCCAGCCACATCGAGGTCGACGAGCGCCTGCTGCCGACCGGCGAGGTGCCGGTCGAGGGCACGCCGTTCGACCTGCGCGGCGGCGCGCGCGTGGGCGACCTGTCGCTCGACGACGCGTTCGGCGAGGTCGAGGTCGAGGAGGGCGAGTCGGTGCACTCGCTCACCGCGCCCGACGGCCGCAGCGTGGCGATGTGGGCCGACGACGAGTTCGGCTACGTGCAGGTGTACACGACCCGCACCTACCCGGGCGAGGACGGCGATGCCGCGATCGCGATCGAGCCGATGACGGCGCCCGCCGAGGCGTTCAACTCGGGCAAGGGCGTGCGCTGGCTGCACCCCGGCGAGCAGTGGGAGGTCCGCTGGGGCATCCGCTTCGCCGGGTTCTCGGCCGAGTAG
- a CDS encoding gamma carbonic anhydrase family protein, whose protein sequence is MTVDAAAHVRSLPGIADPSVDESAFVAAGAVLVGSVRLEARSSVWYNAVLRAEAEPIVLGEGSNLQDTVVCHVDRGSPLTVGRGVSVGHGAVLHGCTIEDDCLVGMSATVLNGAVIGAGSLVAAGAVVLEGTVVPPGSLVAGVPAKVRRELSDEERAGIRRNGEAYLRHVEVHRGSAG, encoded by the coding sequence ATGACCGTCGACGCCGCCGCACATGTCCGCTCGCTGCCCGGAATCGCCGACCCGTCGGTCGACGAGTCCGCGTTCGTCGCCGCGGGTGCCGTGCTGGTCGGCAGCGTGCGACTGGAGGCGCGGTCGAGCGTCTGGTACAACGCGGTGCTGCGTGCGGAAGCCGAGCCGATCGTGCTCGGCGAGGGGTCGAACCTGCAGGACACCGTGGTGTGCCACGTCGACCGCGGGTCTCCGCTCACGGTCGGTCGCGGGGTGTCGGTGGGGCACGGCGCGGTGCTGCACGGCTGCACGATCGAAGACGACTGCCTGGTCGGCATGTCGGCGACGGTGCTGAACGGCGCGGTCATCGGTGCGGGTTCGCTCGTCGCGGCGGGCGCCGTCGTGCTCGAGGGCACGGTCGTGCCGCCGGGGTCGCTCGTGGCGGGCGTGCCGGCGAAGGTGCGGCGCGAGCTGAGCGACGAGGAGCGCGCGGGCATCCGCCGCAACGGGGAGGCGTACCTGCGGCACGTCGAGGTGCACCGCGGCAGCGCAGGCTAG
- a CDS encoding APC family permease — translation MVGAGVFAAFAPAARAAGDGLLIGLAIAAVIAFANATSSAQLAAQYPRSGGTYLYGREQLGAWWGFLAGWGFVIGKTASCAAMALTFAAYVAPEGWERAVAALAVAALAGVNLFGVTRTAGLASIIVTVVLLVLAIVVASGIAGAHPGGGLLDPSGLVAEGWYGILQSGGLLFFAFAGYARMATLGEEVREPSRTIPRAIVLALGVAVVVYAAVGVIALASLGAEALGASTAPLVDVVRANDWGWAAPLVRVGGAAASLGALLALIAGIGRTSLAMAREGDLPAPLARVGSRFRVPWVSEGSVAVVVVVLVLTVDLRGAIGFSSFGVLLYYFVANAAAFTQGRGDRRYPRWLQVLGAIGCLLLVAALPWTSVVAGVAVFAVGIVGRLVVLALRRGNRG, via the coding sequence ATGGTGGGCGCCGGCGTGTTCGCGGCGTTCGCGCCGGCCGCGCGCGCCGCGGGCGACGGACTGCTGATCGGCCTGGCGATCGCCGCGGTGATCGCGTTCGCCAACGCGACCTCGTCGGCGCAGCTCGCCGCGCAGTACCCGCGCTCGGGCGGCACCTACCTGTACGGCCGGGAGCAGCTCGGCGCGTGGTGGGGGTTCCTCGCCGGGTGGGGGTTCGTGATCGGCAAGACCGCGAGCTGCGCGGCCATGGCGCTGACGTTCGCCGCGTACGTGGCGCCCGAGGGCTGGGAGCGTGCCGTCGCGGCGCTCGCGGTCGCTGCGCTCGCGGGCGTGAACCTGTTCGGCGTGACCCGCACGGCGGGGCTCGCGTCGATCATCGTGACGGTCGTGCTGCTGGTGCTCGCGATCGTCGTGGCCTCCGGCATCGCGGGCGCACACCCGGGCGGTGGCCTGCTCGACCCGTCGGGGCTCGTCGCCGAGGGATGGTACGGCATCCTGCAGTCGGGCGGGCTGCTCTTCTTCGCGTTCGCGGGCTATGCGCGCATGGCGACCCTGGGCGAAGAGGTGCGCGAGCCGTCGCGGACGATCCCCCGCGCCATCGTGCTCGCGCTCGGCGTGGCCGTGGTCGTCTACGCTGCCGTGGGCGTGATCGCACTGGCGTCGCTCGGAGCGGAGGCGCTCGGTGCGTCGACTGCACCGCTCGTCGACGTGGTGCGGGCGAACGACTGGGGCTGGGCGGCGCCGCTCGTGCGGGTCGGCGGGGCCGCCGCGTCGCTCGGCGCGCTGCTCGCGCTCATCGCGGGCATCGGGCGCACCAGCCTCGCGATGGCGCGCGAGGGCGACCTGCCGGCGCCGCTGGCGCGGGTGGGGTCGCGGTTCCGGGTGCCGTGGGTCTCTGAAGGCTCCGTCGCCGTCGTCGTGGTCGTGCTGGTGCTGACCGTCGACCTGCGCGGGGCGATCGGGTTCTCGTCGTTCGGCGTGCTGCTGTACTACTTCGTCGCGAACGCGGCCGCATTCACGCAGGGGCGCGGCGACCGGCGGTATCCGCGCTGGCTGCAGGTGCTGGGGGCGATCGGATGCCTCCTGCTGGTCGCCGCGCTGCCGTGGACGTCGGTCGTGGCGGGCGTCGCCGTGTTCGCCGTCGGGATCGTCGGGCGGCTCGTGGTGCTCGCGCTCAGAAGAGGCAATCGGGGTTGA
- a CDS encoding MarP family serine protease, with translation MNWTLVLDLLLIAALAGAFVRGWRSGLLHTAGALAGLVAGGVAAFLLLPTIVAWIPWPQWRVVGAFAAALLLLIAGASIGDALGRLLRRGAETVKLAPVDRLLGGAATTVVAALVIALLGGGIAAMGVPWLSPVVASSAIVRGIDAITPAPARAAIAQVRQAAFDDAIPWLFDALGQPTEAPDIPEVDTAGPELREATQSVVRISGAAFECGISVTGSGFVVASDRVVTNAHVVAGVDQPVVEAPGRTPVPGRVVYYDEDADLAVIATDGLAASPLALGDTLPSGAEAVVAGYPYGGPLELAPAQVLSAGPLVFNGTLADRPRDAYTLAAAVYQGDSGGPVLTTDGVVAGVVFGKAESVADVGYAVTMVELDPVAEAAAGLTQPVGTGACHVG, from the coding sequence ATGAACTGGACCCTCGTGCTCGACCTGCTGCTGATCGCGGCGCTGGCCGGCGCGTTCGTGCGCGGCTGGCGGAGCGGACTGTTGCACACCGCGGGTGCGCTCGCCGGGCTGGTCGCGGGCGGCGTGGCGGCGTTCCTGCTGCTGCCGACGATCGTCGCGTGGATCCCGTGGCCGCAGTGGCGCGTGGTCGGCGCGTTCGCGGCCGCACTGCTGCTGCTCATCGCGGGCGCCTCGATCGGCGACGCGCTCGGGCGCCTCCTCCGGCGCGGAGCGGAGACCGTGAAGCTCGCCCCGGTCGACCGGCTGCTCGGCGGTGCCGCCACCACGGTCGTGGCGGCGCTCGTGATCGCGCTGCTCGGCGGCGGCATCGCCGCGATGGGCGTGCCGTGGCTGTCGCCGGTGGTCGCCTCCTCGGCGATCGTGCGCGGCATCGACGCGATCACGCCCGCACCGGCGCGCGCCGCGATCGCGCAGGTGCGACAGGCGGCGTTCGACGACGCCATCCCGTGGCTGTTCGACGCGCTCGGCCAGCCCACCGAGGCGCCAGACATCCCGGAGGTCGACACCGCCGGGCCGGAACTGCGCGAGGCCACGCAGTCGGTCGTGCGCATCTCGGGTGCCGCCTTCGAGTGCGGCATCTCGGTGACGGGCAGCGGATTCGTCGTGGCATCCGATCGGGTCGTGACCAACGCGCACGTCGTCGCGGGCGTCGACCAGCCGGTCGTCGAGGCACCGGGCCGCACGCCGGTGCCCGGCCGGGTCGTGTACTACGACGAGGACGCCGACCTCGCCGTGATCGCGACCGACGGGCTCGCCGCGTCGCCCCTCGCGCTCGGCGACACGCTGCCGTCGGGTGCCGAGGCCGTGGTGGCGGGGTACCCGTACGGCGGGCCGCTCGAGCTGGCGCCCGCACAGGTGCTGTCGGCGGGGCCGCTCGTGTTCAACGGCACGCTCGCCGACCGCCCGCGGGACGCCTACACGCTCGCCGCCGCCGTCTACCAGGGCGACTCGGGCGGCCCCGTGCTCACGACCGACGGCGTCGTCGCGGGCGTCGTGTTCGGCAAGGCGGAGTCGGTGGCCGACGTCGGCTACGCGGTGACCATGGTCGAGCTCGATCCCGTGGCCGAGGCCGCCGCCGGGCTGACGCAGCCCGTCGGCACGGGCGCCTGCCACGTGGGCTGA
- a CDS encoding DeoR/GlpR family DNA-binding transcription regulator, producing the protein MTDDRSDDARVALPAPVRRERALALVAERGFVRVSELGRAFGVTDVTARADLDALERSGDIRRVHGGAVPADAGAVSARPDREPSFEEALAASVVPKEEIGRAVAAEVQSGQSIILDVGTTTLAVARALRARDDLADVTVLTNGLSIALELEPEIPRFTVVLTGGTLRPRQHSLVHPLAGTVLDEVHADLAVIGCNGVDAARGVTNANLPEAAVKRQMLHAASRAIVVADASKLGEVHLGRIAPVDAFDRLVTDRAAPAALIAELQEAGLAVAVADHRL; encoded by the coding sequence ATGACCGACGACCGCAGCGACGACGCCCGCGTGGCACTGCCCGCGCCGGTGCGCCGCGAACGCGCGCTCGCGCTCGTCGCCGAGCGCGGGTTCGTGCGCGTGAGCGAGCTCGGCCGCGCGTTCGGCGTGACCGACGTGACCGCGCGCGCCGACCTCGATGCGCTCGAGCGCTCCGGCGACATCCGCCGCGTGCACGGCGGCGCCGTGCCGGCCGACGCCGGGGCGGTCTCCGCCCGGCCCGACCGCGAGCCGAGCTTCGAGGAGGCGCTCGCCGCATCCGTCGTGCCCAAGGAGGAGATCGGCCGCGCCGTCGCCGCCGAGGTGCAGAGCGGCCAGAGCATCATCCTCGACGTCGGCACCACGACCCTCGCGGTCGCCCGCGCGCTGCGCGCCCGCGACGACCTCGCCGACGTGACCGTGCTCACCAACGGGCTCAGCATCGCGCTCGAGCTCGAGCCCGAGATCCCGCGGTTCACCGTCGTCCTCACGGGCGGCACCCTGCGTCCGAGACAGCACTCCCTGGTGCATCCGCTCGCCGGCACCGTGCTCGACGAGGTGCACGCCGACCTCGCGGTGATCGGATGCAACGGGGTCGACGCCGCCCGCGGCGTCACCAACGCCAACCTGCCCGAGGCCGCGGTGAAGCGGCAGATGCTGCACGCCGCGTCGCGCGCGATCGTCGTCGCCGACGCGTCGAAGCTCGGCGAGGTGCACCTCGGGCGCATCGCGCCCGTCGACGCGTTCGACCGCCTCGTGACCGACCGCGCCGCGCCCGCCGCCCTGATCGCGGAATTGCAGGAGGCGGGTCTGGCGGTCGCGGTGGCAGACCATAGGCTGTAG
- the galT gene encoding galactose-1-phosphate uridylyltransferase produces MMRQDALTGEWISVAAARQNRAFLPPAHLDPLAPQAPGNPSEIPSSYDVAVFENKSPSFGPELGLPDGEDDAAALAAYRSVGIERTRTSVGRCEVVCFSPDHEGSFGTQTPSRARTVIEAWAQRTAELSSLPGVQQVFPFENRGEAIGVTLQHPHGQIYSYPYVTPRTQRLIDSVDAYGPTLFADILERERTGERLLIAGEHWTAFVPFAARWPIEAHILPNRHVPDLAATTLEEREELSTLYLRLLRGVDALYDTPTPYIAAWHQAPVHEHRDDVRLMLQLTSPRRAADKLKFLAGSEAAMGAWIGDVPPETQATALREAIEGVSL; encoded by the coding sequence GTGATGCGCCAGGACGCGCTGACCGGGGAGTGGATCTCCGTCGCCGCTGCTCGCCAGAACCGCGCGTTCCTGCCGCCGGCCCACCTCGACCCGCTCGCACCCCAGGCACCGGGAAATCCCTCGGAGATCCCCAGCAGCTACGACGTGGCCGTGTTCGAGAACAAGTCGCCGTCGTTCGGCCCCGAGCTCGGCCTGCCCGACGGGGAGGACGACGCGGCCGCCCTCGCGGCGTACCGCTCGGTCGGCATCGAGCGCACCCGCACGTCGGTCGGCCGCTGCGAGGTCGTGTGCTTCAGCCCCGACCACGAGGGCTCGTTCGGCACGCAGACGCCGTCGCGCGCACGCACGGTGATCGAGGCGTGGGCGCAGCGCACCGCCGAGCTGTCGTCGCTGCCGGGCGTGCAGCAGGTGTTCCCGTTCGAGAACCGCGGCGAGGCGATCGGCGTCACCCTGCAGCATCCGCACGGCCAGATCTACTCGTACCCGTACGTGACCCCGCGCACCCAGCGCCTGATCGACTCCGTCGACGCGTACGGCCCCACCCTGTTCGCCGACATCCTGGAGCGCGAGCGCACCGGCGAGCGCCTCCTCATCGCGGGCGAGCACTGGACGGCGTTCGTGCCGTTCGCCGCGCGCTGGCCGATCGAGGCGCACATCCTGCCGAACCGGCACGTGCCCGACCTCGCCGCCACCACGCTCGAGGAGCGCGAGGAGCTCTCGACGCTCTACCTGCGGCTGCTGCGAGGTGTCGACGCGCTCTACGACACGCCGACGCCGTACATCGCTGCCTGGCACCAGGCGCCCGTGCACGAGCACCGCGACGACGTGCGCCTCATGCTGCAGCTCACGAGCCCGCGCCGCGCGGCCGACAAGCTGAAGTTCCTCGCCGGCTCCGAGGCCGCGATGGGCGCCTGGATCGGCGACGTGCCGCCGGAGACGCAGGCGACCGCGCTGCGCGAGGCGATCGAGGGGGTGTCGCTGTGA
- a CDS encoding LLM class F420-dependent oxidoreductase, with protein MQIGMMLSYAGGFREAAAEVEALEQAGVELVVVPEAYSFDAVSQLGFLAARTERMRLVSGILQLYTRTPTLTAMTAAGLDFVSDGRFTLGIGASGPQAIEGFHGVPYDAPLGRTREVVEICRAVWRRERLEHAGKHYTIPLPADQGTGLGKPLKLINEPVRADIPILIASLGPKSVEQTAEIADAWLPTLFHPERARDVWGEALDAGTARRDPALAPLEIFATTALYIGDDVAAVLPTVKQQIALYVGGMGARGKNFYNTLVTGYGYGDVAATIQELFLAGRKEEAVAAVPDELALAMNLVGTPAQVAERVAAFDAAGVGVLAAAPLGRTADERLALMRGLRAIVG; from the coding sequence ATGCAGATCGGCATGATGCTGAGCTATGCCGGCGGCTTCCGCGAGGCCGCCGCCGAGGTCGAGGCGCTCGAGCAGGCCGGGGTCGAGCTGGTCGTGGTGCCCGAGGCGTACTCGTTCGACGCCGTCAGCCAGCTGGGGTTCCTCGCGGCGCGCACCGAGCGGATGCGGCTGGTCAGCGGCATCCTGCAGCTCTACACGCGCACGCCGACGCTCACCGCGATGACCGCGGCGGGCCTCGACTTCGTCTCCGACGGCCGGTTCACGCTGGGCATCGGCGCATCGGGCCCGCAGGCGATCGAGGGCTTCCACGGCGTGCCGTACGACGCCCCGCTCGGCCGCACCCGCGAGGTCGTCGAGATCTGCCGGGCGGTCTGGCGGCGCGAGCGCCTCGAGCACGCCGGGAAGCACTACACGATCCCGCTGCCGGCCGACCAGGGCACGGGGCTCGGCAAGCCGCTCAAGCTCATCAACGAGCCCGTGCGCGCCGACATCCCGATCCTCATCGCGTCGCTCGGCCCGAAGTCGGTCGAGCAGACCGCCGAGATCGCCGACGCCTGGCTGCCGACGCTGTTCCACCCGGAGCGCGCCCGCGACGTCTGGGGCGAGGCGCTCGACGCCGGCACCGCGAGGCGCGACCCGGCGCTCGCGCCGCTCGAGATCTTCGCGACCACCGCGCTCTACATCGGCGACGACGTCGCGGCCGTGCTGCCGACCGTGAAGCAGCAGATCGCGCTCTACGTCGGTGGCATGGGCGCGCGCGGCAAGAACTTCTACAACACGCTCGTCACGGGCTACGGGTACGGCGACGTCGCGGCGACCATCCAGGAGCTGTTCCTCGCCGGCCGCAAGGAGGAGGCCGTCGCCGCCGTGCCCGATGAGCTCGCGCTCGCGATGAACCTCGTCGGCACGCCCGCGCAGGTCGCCGAGCGGGTCGCCGCGTTCGACGCTGCGGGCGTCGGCGTGCTGGCGGCCGCGCCGCTCGGCCGCACCGCCGACGAGCGGCTCGCGCTCATGCGCGGGCTGCGCGCCATCGTCGGCTGA
- a CDS encoding HNH endonuclease signature motif containing protein → MEEAGLDAVPAQEALPPRLPAPDEIDIEWQLLDDVVDEWRRGETADAAGMPVDARREALLDLHVTEIAALTAQLERVAARRASLIAAAHRESAAIEEERAAVREREGLRVEPPRRRAELVRRSLTAEIACATRTTEATVARWIGDAEALADGLGATLAAALDGRISYLHARTIADEVGSLPASHRADFEAEALRVAATTTPGRFRRRARLLRERMHPDSIEARAADASSARHVRIEPDRDGMAWLTAHLTAATAARIDARLTDTAGHLRALDGEERTTAQLRADVLAGLLLGEAQVSTSPEQTSSPLPAARRGIRPVVSVTVPAARLLGHGDEPAVLDGYGPIPIDDALELVGASGSLRRLLTEPETGAVLSVGRERYTVPPDLRARLRVRDGTCRFPGCDRRADASEIDHTRDWAAGGETAHDNLAHLCARHHHLIHEAGWRVVQRGGRVLEWRSPLGREYTTEPAEPMSPAREPGSERECDTEREPEPPF, encoded by the coding sequence ATGGAGGAAGCAGGGCTCGATGCGGTTCCGGCGCAGGAGGCGCTGCCGCCGCGCCTGCCCGCGCCCGACGAGATCGACATCGAGTGGCAGCTGCTCGACGACGTCGTCGACGAGTGGCGGCGGGGCGAGACGGCGGATGCCGCGGGGATGCCCGTCGACGCACGGCGCGAGGCGCTGCTCGACCTGCACGTGACCGAGATCGCCGCGCTCACGGCGCAGCTCGAGCGGGTCGCCGCGCGGCGCGCGTCGCTCATCGCGGCCGCCCATCGCGAGTCCGCGGCGATCGAGGAGGAGCGTGCTGCGGTGCGCGAGCGCGAGGGTCTGCGCGTCGAGCCGCCGCGCCGGCGGGCCGAACTCGTGCGCCGCTCGCTCACGGCCGAGATCGCGTGCGCGACCCGCACGACCGAGGCGACGGTCGCGCGCTGGATCGGCGATGCCGAGGCGCTCGCCGACGGGCTCGGCGCGACGTTGGCGGCCGCACTCGACGGCCGCATCTCGTACCTGCACGCCCGCACCATCGCCGACGAGGTCGGCTCGCTGCCGGCGTCGCACCGCGCCGACTTCGAAGCGGAGGCGCTGCGCGTCGCGGCGACCACGACGCCCGGGCGCTTCCGGCGACGCGCACGGCTGCTGCGCGAGCGCATGCATCCGGACTCGATCGAGGCCCGGGCCGCCGACGCCTCCTCCGCGCGCCACGTGCGCATCGAGCCCGACCGCGACGGCATGGCCTGGCTGACCGCCCACCTGACCGCCGCGACGGCGGCGCGCATCGACGCGCGGCTCACCGACACCGCCGGGCACCTGCGTGCGCTCGACGGCGAGGAGCGCACAACTGCGCAACTGCGGGCCGACGTGCTCGCCGGCCTGCTGCTGGGGGAAGCGCAGGTGTCGACGTCGCCGGAGCAGACGTCCTCGCCCCTGCCCGCCGCGCGGCGGGGCATCCGCCCTGTCGTCTCGGTCACGGTGCCCGCCGCCCGCCTGCTCGGCCACGGCGACGAGCCTGCGGTGCTCGACGGGTACGGACCGATCCCGATCGACGACGCACTCGAACTCGTCGGTGCGTCCGGCTCGCTGCGGCGCCTGCTCACCGAGCCGGAGACCGGGGCGGTGCTGTCCGTCGGACGCGAGCGCTACACCGTGCCGCCCGACCTGCGCGCCCGGTTGCGCGTGCGTGATGGCACCTGCCGATTCCCGGGTTGCGATCGGCGAGCGGATGCCTCCGAGATCGACCACACCCGCGACTGGGCCGCCGGCGGCGAGACCGCGCACGACAACCTCGCTCACCTCTGCGCCCGGCACCACCACCTGATACACGAGGCCGGATGGCGGGTCGTCCAACGGGGTGGCAGGGTGCTCGAGTGGCGGAGTCCGCTCGGGCGGGAGTACACGACCGAGCCGGCCGAGCCGATGTCGCCGGCGCGCGAACCGGGGTCCGAGCGCGAGTGCGACACCGAGCGCGAGCCCGAACCGCCGTTCTAG
- a CDS encoding YbaK/EbsC family protein, translating into MTSPQPTPAHPAVDRVQAALAEQGLTPEIRWFDGAVTTAQLAADALGIEVGQIANSLVFLLDDEPLLVLTSGAHRVDTEWLGAELGGTIGRASKERVKDATGQVIGGVAPVGHPSPVRTVVDTHLARYDVVWAAAGHARTVFPTSFDELVRVTGGTPSAVSAPE; encoded by the coding sequence GTGACTTCGCCGCAGCCCACGCCCGCCCACCCCGCCGTCGACCGCGTGCAGGCGGCGCTCGCCGAGCAGGGGCTGACCCCCGAGATCCGCTGGTTCGACGGCGCCGTGACGACCGCGCAGCTCGCGGCCGACGCGCTCGGCATCGAGGTCGGCCAGATCGCCAACTCGCTCGTCTTCCTGCTCGACGACGAGCCGCTGCTCGTGCTCACCTCGGGTGCGCACCGGGTCGACACCGAGTGGCTGGGCGCCGAGCTCGGTGGCACCATCGGCCGCGCGTCCAAGGAGCGGGTGAAGGATGCCACGGGGCAGGTGATCGGCGGAGTGGCCCCGGTGGGGCATCCGTCACCCGTGCGCACCGTGGTCGACACGCACCTCGCGCGCTACGACGTGGTGTGGGCCGCAGCCGGGCACGCCCGGACGGTGTTCCCGACCAGCTTCGACGAGCTCGTGCGGGTCACGGGCGGCACGCCCAGCGCCGTCAGCGCTCCCGAGTAG